In a single window of the uncultured Dysgonomonas sp. genome:
- a CDS encoding HU family DNA-binding protein, producing the protein MTNQELIAALAKRLGWTQRQTSEVLEATVSIINSNLEDGNSINIQGFGLFETKKKGERISVNPVSKQRFLVPPKISLAFRPGQTIKDNLKNLEVNE; encoded by the coding sequence ATGACAAACCAGGAATTAATAGCTGCATTGGCTAAACGGTTAGGGTGGACGCAACGACAGACTTCCGAAGTATTGGAAGCTACTGTTTCCATAATTAATAGCAATCTTGAAGATGGGAACTCCATCAACATTCAGGGATTCGGTCTTTTTGAAACGAAGAAAAAAGGGGAACGGATATCCGTTAACCCTGTATCAAAACAGCGTTTCCTTGTTCCTCCTAAAATCTCATTGGCATTTCGTCCCGGACAAACAATAAAAGATAACCTTAAAAATCTGGAAGTAAATGAATGA
- the rimO gene encoding 30S ribosomal protein S12 methylthiotransferase RimO, whose amino-acid sequence MKKNRIDVITLGCSKNLVDSELLMKQLLANGYTVKHDPDKSEGEIVVINTCGFIGDAKEESINMILEFAEAKKERKLNKLFVMGCLTDRYMEELKTEIPEVDSFYGKFGWKALISDLGKSYHKELALERNITTPSHYAYLKISEGCNRACSYCSIPIMTGKHQSRQIEEVEEEVRHLVASGVKEFQVIAQDLSYYGLDNYKQAKLPELIDRIAKIEGVEWIRLHYAYPANFPYDLLRVMRENDNVCKYLDIALQHISDNMLKKMRRNITKEQTYDLIRRIREEVPGIHIRTTLMVGHPGESHKDFEELLQFVKDVRFDRMGAFPYSHEDGTYAYAHYRDEISDAVKQERMDVLMALQERIALDINEQKIGNTLKVIVDREESDYYIGRTQYDSPEVDPEVLIKKNKMLNIGDFYNVSITGAQPFDLYGEVI is encoded by the coding sequence TAAAAATCTGGTAGACTCCGAGTTATTGATGAAACAATTGTTGGCAAACGGCTACACCGTAAAACATGATCCGGATAAGTCGGAAGGAGAAATCGTAGTTATAAATACATGCGGCTTTATAGGTGATGCAAAGGAAGAATCTATCAATATGATTCTTGAGTTTGCAGAGGCTAAAAAAGAGCGAAAACTGAATAAGTTGTTTGTAATGGGCTGCCTTACCGACAGGTATATGGAGGAATTAAAGACGGAAATACCCGAAGTAGACAGCTTTTACGGAAAATTTGGATGGAAAGCCCTCATCTCCGATCTGGGTAAATCATATCATAAGGAGTTGGCACTGGAACGCAACATAACCACTCCTTCACATTACGCTTATCTGAAAATTTCGGAAGGCTGTAACCGTGCCTGTTCTTATTGCTCTATCCCGATTATGACAGGAAAGCATCAGTCCAGGCAGATAGAAGAAGTAGAGGAAGAGGTCAGGCATCTGGTTGCTTCCGGTGTAAAAGAGTTTCAGGTTATCGCACAGGATCTGTCATATTACGGTTTGGACAATTACAAGCAGGCGAAGTTACCGGAATTGATTGATCGCATAGCAAAAATTGAAGGCGTGGAATGGATACGCTTACATTATGCATATCCGGCGAACTTCCCTTACGATCTGTTACGGGTGATGCGCGAGAACGATAATGTGTGTAAATATTTAGATATCGCGCTGCAACATATCAGCGACAATATGCTGAAAAAGATGCGCCGCAATATTACGAAAGAGCAGACATATGACCTGATAAGGCGTATCAGGGAAGAAGTCCCCGGCATTCATATCCGTACCACCCTTATGGTGGGACATCCCGGAGAATCGCATAAAGACTTTGAGGAACTGCTCCAATTTGTAAAGGATGTACGCTTCGATAGGATGGGTGCATTCCCTTATTCACATGAAGATGGGACATATGCCTATGCCCACTACAGGGATGAAATATCAGATGCAGTAAAACAGGAACGGATGGATGTCCTGATGGCTCTGCAAGAACGGATAGCTCTCGATATTAATGAGCAGAAGATAGGCAATACCCTTAAAGTGATTGTAGACAGGGAAGAATCAGACTATTATATCGGCCGTACTCAGTATGATTCACCCGAAGTAGACCCTGAAGTATTGATTAAGAAAAATAAAATGCTTAATATTGGGGACTTTTACAATGTCAGTATAACGGGTGCCCAGCCATTCGATCTATATGGAGAAGTGATTTAA